ATATGATGATCTCCCGATTTTACTTTTTTAATCAAAGTTGATATCTGTATTGAAATTGTCAATACTGATGAGTCTGGGAGCTTTACATCTGTTATAGGAATGCAAGGCTCATGCTGTTATGGAGTTTAGTATATGCTCTAGGGCTGTAAAAACCAGAAGACCAGTGTTTGTACACTGTGAAAAGCATCTATGCACACAGTGGCCAACgatatttataatttaagttTTATAATCTTGAAAAAGCAAGCagatacaaaaaggatattgctgctctagaaagaatgcaaaaaagagcgaccagaattatcccgggtttaaaaggcatgttgtatgctgacaagctaaaagaattgaatctattcagtctttgaacaaagaagactacgcggcgatctgattcaaacattcaaaatcctaaaaggtattgacaatgtcgacccagggtacttttttgacttgaaaaaagaaacaaggactagtggtcacaaatggagattagataaatgggcattcagaacagaaaataggaggcacttttttacacagagaattgagggtttggaaccaactccccagtaatgttgttgaagctgacaccctgggatccttcaagaagctgcttgatgagattctgggatcaataagctactaacaaccaaacgagcaagatgggccgaatggcctcctctcgtttgtaaactttcttatgttcttaagaacaGTGAAACATGTAGAGCTTGTTGTTTAGTGCAAGTAAAAAGGAACAGTTCTTGACTGGTACTATGGGTGCTCAAGGAGACTCACTCGGATACTGTACATCAGGCAGGGTCAACTACTAATTAACTTACAACAAAAGATGGTGTTTAAGTGGCAATTATGCCATGCATACTCACACCAGCAACACATTATACATATAGAGACATGCAATAGTTTTGTTTAGAATGTTTTATATGAGGTCTTTGATTTGTATTAACATTGGAGCAGGGTAATTGGATTCACAGACCAAATGGAGGAATTATCTATGCTGCCTGCTTTAACCAGTTTGTGTTAATGTGCTTTCACATCTCTCAAATCCTTTTTTGCTGGTGTTTTATGGGACGCATTCAAGAAGTGGTTTTTAGATAAGTGAGAGATAATAATTCTACAATCAGACTTGCTCTTGTCtgtttatatgtgtatatatgagaatTTGAGGACTCAAACACTACTTTGAAGAAAATGATTATAATTGGGTTCACTTTTCTCTTAGATGAAAAGGAAGAAGGGATCCTGGGAAGCATTCTTCTGCCTAGTTTTCATATATCAATGCTTTCTGTGGATGACCATATTAACAGGAAATATGCATTTAAGGTCGGTACATTGTGTGGATGTCTGATTAATTATCATTTGTTACTGCGAAATATCTTTAATTTATTCTCTCAAAGTATCTGTaatgtcattctttttaaaaaaaaaataactacactTTACAAATGTTGACAATGTTGTCCATTCACTGTCAGTCTATGAGTAAGCGGCCAGTCTGGGCACATTGATGTGTGGTGGTTGTGAGAAAACAGCAACTTGTTTTTCCTTGCTGGTTCAAACAGCGTCTATTTTTATAAATACTTAGCAGTAGTGCTTTTAttgtgggtttttatttattttttttgtatgggaAGAGCCTGTGTTGTACACTATTTGTTTGAACCAGACTATAATTGGAACGTGACACAAAATACAGTGTCTATGTATATTTAATCCCTTACAATCTCTTTTTTCATGCATCTGAGGAATTGTAAACGTTTGCTGGgcagaaagagaaaataaagtaaTAAGTGGTGAGTACAAACATTACGCATCTTGTAGAAGAACTGTTTTCTATTTTCATGGGTTGGTGGAAGActttcttttaataataataatgaaaataataaaatgaaggaTAATATTTTAACGCAATGAATATTGAAAAAAGTCTCTACAGACACTGACAAGGAATTAGAATAGCATTGCCCAGCTCCTCTGTTCTGAAGTCTAAATAAAACGTCTCTAATTACAGTAAAGCATGTGATCAAATCAATTAAGCCTGTGTTCTAAAGCATAATTATAGATGGTATTGTGCTTGGTTcaaaaaaagacttgaatcaatttataacttttttcttgtatttttttttttctttttgatgaaTGCGGAGGTTCTGTGGAGTAGCAACCTCTAACAAATTAGTTGTCTGGGTATTATGACTACATTTTCTTTAATTGGAAATACTGCAATTAAAAAGGACAATACACAAAAGTTTGTATGTgatgagatttattttttaaagtagatAGCACTcctcatatatatatagcacttcTGGAACAATGCATTGTTCCGGTTGTTGTAATCCATATATTGTAATAATTCTCCTAtctcttgttttttctttcagaaacctACAGTATTTCTATTGTATTGATCCAATGATTTTCAACCAGGCAACTCATCCAAATATGCGAACCTACTACTTCTGCACGGACACGGCCAAAGAAATGGAATCCTGGATGAAAGTCATGACAGATGCTGCCCTGGTTCACTCTGAACCTGTTAAGAGGTACATCTGCTTACTACTTTGGCTGCTTTTGCAATTCTAATAGTTTATTTCTGcatttgttgtattgtattgcatctACTGTATAAGACGGGTACAATAAATCGCGATGATGCAAAAAGAAGGGCTTACAGCACTAGAACCAATGCTGGAAACTTACTCTTACCCGGGTCGAGATGAAAATCAACACTTGGATTATGTATATGGAGTTCAGGCTACCCTGGAAAAAAGCACATCTAttactgtttgtgttttaaataaatattgcaagaGGTCCCTTATTGGCAATACTGGGACGTGTTATTTGTATTGTGTATTTTGCATTTGTGCATTGTGGTATCTGGATCACCTTGTTATAATTCTAGGAgacagttttgttttatgttcaaaGGTTAGGCAATTTTACTAGGGCTGTGCTGAGTAACAAGTAAAACAAATTACGACTACAAATTTAATACACTAGTACAAAGCTTGTAAGTTAGTTTTCTAAGGCACTTTTTTTTCCCTATCCACTTATGAATAGTAGTGTGAGTGACATCTCGCTGTAGAAGTAATGGCACCTCTGCAGTGCACACTCCTGTTAAAGTATCCTCTGGAAACTTCAGCTTCGCTCATTTCCAATGGTCAGCGTTGGTGCATTTTAAACTGCTGCAGATGTTTTACTGCTGCCGATTTTATTACTATATTACTTTTATCTTGTATTGGTTTGCATTTTACAACTGAAATAGTCTATCATGCACTTTTAAAATTAGCAATTATATTGGTGGAAAGAACAGAGACTGTAATTTTCTTCTGCCACAACTCAAGTCAGTGGATGTTTATGTACTGAAATCTTCACATAACCACAGTCGAGTTGACAACCAGCAAGTAATGAACCCTTTTGCATGCCAAGCAAGATAGGAGTAGAGACACAGAGCATTAAAATCGTATTAGCTGCTGTTCTCCATAGATTTGAAACATATAAttgacttttgtttttaaatgcatttaatttttatttttactggcaTGGTTGAACTACAGTTAAGCGTGTATAACTTAATTGCTGTCATCTTTGGATTAACTCCACTGATTGTATGTCAGTTTTGGGATTGGAGTCCTGCTCAGCTTGTGATGGGAAAGGGCTTCTGTAATTAGAGCTGTAGTAGGCATATTAAATACTCTGTTAGCTGCTTGGTGTTAGATTCTGTTTTTTGGTTACTTATCCTTGACACAGCCAGTAGTTAAGTTTTTCTTCAAAAGTATAGGATTGTTTCTTGTGTGTCTTGATTTACATTCAAAAACTTAAGAATCATTCAAGTGCACCAGGAGCaattcgatttaaaaaaaaaaaaaaaatactgctacaATATATTTGATATAATTTTAGCCCTATTGCAAGCGTGCCTGTATCTATTCCATGCTGAAGAACTAATTCTGGCATtggttgttgtattttttttacatatcccATCTTAAGTTGTAATAATTGTAGTGACGACGCCTGTGAGGAAGTCACGTTTTTTAGTTTCATATGTTGATCCTAATGCTGATGACTGTATTGCAATATTTTTTACTGCACGTTACTGAGAGCGTCATAATCTGAGGCATATATGGAGGTTCATATATTGCTGATGTACACTACTGTAGGTCTTggttctaattttgtatttacagcatgGCAGAAAGTGTACAGTATGTTTCTAAGATAACACTTCGCTCATCTTTTGCAGGATTGAAAAACTGAAGCCTGAACACTCTGCTCCTCAGGAGGTCAACAACATTGTGAACCACAGAGTGCTGACCAGGCCGGAGGCACTAAACAACGAAAGAAACAGAGAAGTGGGGAGTCTTGAGGAAACGACAAAACTCAAAGATGCCGAGAAGTACGGCTTTCAGAAGGAAGGGATAGAGAGACCCttgaccaaaataaacagtgtaaaAGTGCACCCTGTGTCCCACGAGAATGAGAACTCGACGGCAGCGGGCTCAGTACAGGGAGGGCAGTACATACCTGCGCAGGTGAACGGGGCCGGGGAGAGGCCAGGGAACATCAGTTCTGCAGACATGGGGATTACACCGGggcagaggcagcagcagcagcagcagcagccacaaTACCACGAGCCAGAGCAGGTCCTCCAGAGGACCAGCTCCATGATGCAGCTAGAGCAGTGGGTGAGAACGCACAGAGTACGGGGGCAAGAGGACGAGACCAGAAGGTGAGAAGGGGACTGGCTAGTTAAGCTTTTGCTACAACCGTCTGGGACACAACCATTTATTAGAATCCTAAAGTACGATCCACCAATAGGTGCGTGTACAGTGggagaaattatatatattttatatatattttattgtttttctggttttaaagcatgaattttatatttatttttatacattttacttgAGTTCACATTAACCTTTTTTGATGGGTTGTGTAAGTGGTTACATCagtagttaaacaaaacaaatggtcATCAAATGATCTATATCATAGGATGGAAATGACTCCTGTTACATAACACTTTTCACATGCTTGATTAACCccagtgtctaggtaacaagctgaggtgtgtcttattaaactcatagtaaaactaggaatggatcaaactgctatgcaatgggagtgttagCTGTCTTCTGCCACTACATAGTCACTAAAGGACTGCAAaggcaaattaattttaaaatataatttaactgGTGGTGTCATTTACAGCATGACGTGACCAGTACTGTCTGATAATGTCAAAGGGTTCCTAACCACTCCAGACAGGCCTGCCACCAGGCGTACGCAAACACACAACCACCATACCTTCTAaaccattgttaaaaaaaatttaaaaataaataaaaattaaacaaatgtattgtaCGAAATGAAAAGCTGGAAGTTGTTGCGTCTGTCGCACCTTTTAGTTACTGTGTGTAAGTGTGATCTGTATTTACAGACTAAACAGCCAAGTGCAAAAGTGTTGAAAAGCAAATGAGTGTTAGTTGAGGAACAAGAGTAAACCTGGAATAAGCAGTGAACCGGGCAAAGCTGCAAACCAAGGGAAAGGGTGCAGCGGACATGGGCCCCTCATCCGAGGCATGATAGTAATGTGAGGAAGACAGTGCTTACTACCCAGTTCCAAAATGAATACAATAAGCACCTGGATTCAAAGGTCATAGCTTATGCCTGGAGCCTTAGTGCCAATAAGCTGCTTTAAATTGGATGCTTCTATAAGCAggtcattttatttgaattaagcAAGGTAGTTTAatttactgtgcatgtattgAAGAAATTAAATTCGTTTTGTTTGCCTGATTAATTTGTTGCTGCTTTCTTTTCGATACAGTTATTTAATTAAATCGTGAGGGAATTGTTCATAGTCATATGTAGAATATAGTATCTGGGTAATAAACCAGCATACTAAATGagaattttgtgtttgtttggggtTTGGCTGTGGGACTGACTCCAGTGGTGATGatcttattgtttaattgtctgTTGGAACAGTTCCTGGAAGGCCATTTTTCATGATATTTCCCCACCCCCTGTAAATATGCCTTAAGCGCTGGAGTAATTTATTCAAAACTGCAAAGTTTATGAAGGTTGTTTGTCTtgtatggaaataaataaataaataataattacactaaAAATATAGAGAGTTTGTTTTTAATCTAAGCTGTGTTCCTAAAGTTCAAGACTTATTGAAATATGAGTTTATTTTTTGAGTAGGCTGCGACTGCCTGAGAAGATTAATTAACCCTCTTCTCACAGGGTTATTGCACAGTACCTTTGGAAGGAATGCAAACAGCAATGTGATAATGATGGCAGCCACAGCACTGAAGGACAGCAGGGCCAGGACCCTCTCTTTATGCAATGGTTCTACAGGCTACAAAATTGCTGAAGCATCTATTGTGCTTTGGATAATTTGTTTGAATCTAAAAAccaaacaaagacagttctaaTGTTACACACGTTAGCATTGTGATTTATTCTGTGCCACACTGTTGTGAAGTACTTTTTATCAGCTATTGAAAActgtagagagagagaaatcaTTATTGTCACTGATGTGGGAGTGAAATAAAAGCAGATCTTTTTAGGGTAGATTGGAGAATAGTGAATACAGATGTCATGTCACGTCTTGTTGAGCAAACTCTAAATGTTATTGCAGATTGTTGCTTGGAACAAAAAGCCAATTCAATCCAGTGAGAGCTGCTTTTATTTATGTGAATAAACATCTATCTAGATGCTTTTCTAAAGCGATTGCTTGCGGTAGCCGGTTTGCAGAACAGATTTTATATAACTGCAAATTAGgagagtcaaaaaaaaaaaaaaaaaaaagtccttcgtTGTATAAGGAAGTACAGCAATTTGTACTGTCATCAGCCAGACAAAAAGCCTTGAATTTACAATTaactttaataacaaaaaaaaaaaatggattctcCAGTTAGAGAAAGTAATTCTCATGATACATTTGCCAATAGCAAGAATGTGATAGTTAAACTTGCCTGTCTAGCTAATGTGCTCTTCTGTTCTTTTCAGCATAACGTCTTACCAGACGCTTCCAAGAAACATGCCAAGTTACAGGGCGCAGATTGTCCCGCATTACCCCGAAGCCTACAGAACTCTGCCTCGAAACAGCGTTACCAGACCTGACAGCATCTGCAGCATTTCGGCGTCTGTGTACGACAGGGCTCTGGGACCCGTGTCCACGGAAGACAAGCGCAGGTCAATGCGGGATGACACCATGTGGCAGCTTTACGAATGGCAGCAAAGGCAAGCTTACACCAAGCAAGGGCCTGTTGGTAGCTACGGGACTCTGAGCAGCCCCAAGACAATGATTAATATTTCAGACCACGTAACGCACTCTATTCCTCCTTCCCCTTCCCACGGCTCCCTGGCCCTGTACCAGGGCTACTCGCCTCTGGGGTCGTACAACATGGGATCCAGATCAGAAGTGTCGTCGCCAGTGTTTAGAGGAGACCGGCACCATCGGACACATCATGCCAAGGTAAATGAGCTGCAAAGCTAGTGCTGTGTTTTGCTGCTCCGCAAATGTCTCCAGCAAggatatttttgttattgttgatagGAACAGGGTCAGTATGGAATAGGTTAATGCAACCTACAGTAGCCTTTCTGTGTGTGCGAAATGGCACATAACAAAAAGGCATTGTAATGGGGGGATTTTAGGAATTGCCAGAAATATAGAACGAAACAAGAGGCTTTTGCTATGATCCTTATCAAGGTAAATGCATCATATCTTGCAAATAGTTTTGATGTGGGTTGCAAATTGACTGTAAAGCTGTTCAGTAAAGATATATAAATGGTTCCTTATCATAAATGAGGTTTCGGGTGGAAAGAAGACTGTGATTTATCCCCCTCATGTAGTGGAATAAAAAGGACCAGTACATTGGTTTAGTACAAAGTGAATAGAGCTTGCCTTGTGTGCATTGACAGACTTGTTTTCTTTTCAGTATGCCTATCCACCTGACAGGAGGTCAATGCCGGCAGGGCTACCTTTGCAGCCAATTAGTCCccaggtactgcagggcaaaacgGTATGTGGCAGCTGCTGTTTATTTCAGTACTCTGTCCTTTAATGAAAACACAGACGCGTAGGCGTTTCATGTAGGCAGAAAAGTGGcttatttaataatatgttttggtTCTGCAGTGTCTGTTTTGTATTAGCAGAGTATTGAGTTTTTATTTGTACTGTATGCATTCTTGGAAGGGATTTTTTCCAAGGACACTTGTACTAGTTTGTAATTGACTGTCTGTTTTAACATGGTTGGTACAGAGATCTACTGTAGAGTGTTTAGAAGTGCCAGAGTTACCCATCCTTGGTCTATACAGTCGTCGCTTTGTTCTCAGTCATGCGTTCACACTGACAACGTTACTGCAATAACCCAAGGAAACCATGTGAAACTTGGTTGAGGGTCAGAATGAACCAAGGTcaagaaacagatttaaaaaagttAGATCTCAGGTTTCGAAGGGAGTCAAATTTACTGACATCAGCCGACTACTAGCTAtttatgttatgtatttatttatttatttatttatttatttatttatttaaaaaaagtgttaaatCTGCATATCATTCCTTGGCAATAAATGAAAGCACTGAAGgacatatttaaaacatatttgtattgACCCTTCTTTCTTTGTAGAGAAGCTGTAATGTAGCATATTGTGCCAGGGTTTCAATATAGTTATTTGGGACCACTGCAGTCTCTATGAGCACGGGCAAGCAATGTCCTGTTTAACATACATGTATACAGTTATAAAATGGTTTTGGGCTGGTGAGAGCTGCCTGCAATACGGCGTTTGGTGTAGTTTCAAAAATAGGAACTTAGTGCCCACTCCTGGTTCATATGAGTATTATGTACAGTTTGTACAGCAAACTTAAacacatattgaaatacatttgacTGAAGGTGATGTATTCTGTAGGTTATTGATTTGGAGATATTCTTAATTCCAGGTTATAAATCAAGCTATCAATCccattgttttgtaaatatcGATCTTTACATACAATACGGATATCACTTGGGTTAGGTTTCCTTCTCTTTTGTGACACACATCTTTTCACCAGCACCCTCTAGTGGGCATGTGGTACTATCTGCATTTTAAGTATAAAATGACATGCATTGCGACTACTCTGCATCACTTTTCAGTTGAATACCATTCTTATTGTATTGTCCCTGCTATATTGaacacagatatttttttttttccccctttttaaattctttattttGGATGGGTATTAAATTACTCCATGAAATGCTAACCAGCTTCCAGAAATGTTTGAATCCTGTCTACTTGCTGCGTTAATGCAGAAATATAGTAATATAAATTAAAATTGATATGCTTTCAAATAAAAGGTTTGGCTGTTCCGCCATTCACTCTGCAGTCAGTGGGTGTGACAGCATTGGGATGCGCATGCGCCTTAACTGGAATTCCATGCCTAAGGATGTTTTGCGGGTCTGTTTGCCAGGGTACGTGATTTGATTGTATCTTAGTAACTGGCTTATGTAAGAAGCGCCTTGGGTGCTGGCTCAGAAATGCACACTGAAATGCATATTGAATTCATGACTTGAATTGAGTGTCAGTACAATTGATTCATAGTGTCCATGTATCTCTTAGTATTCCCTCAAATCTATcgatactttttttaaattttagtgcTGGGATGAGCATGAGGTTTTCATGCTTCAATATTCTTTCCAAATCAAAACGAATACTTGAATATTCTTTACTTTTTGAGTTTGCTGGAAAAGTATTATTTGTACCATGTTACAGAcagtatataattttatttttttaaaaatctctgtggtcaaataaaaaaaaaaaaatataaactttgttatatatatatatatatatatatatgtgtgtgtgtgtgtgtatatatatatatatatatatgtgtgtgtgtatatttatagaTAATTATATGTTACACACACTTAGTGCTTGGCTCAGGATAGGGTCTATACAGAGTGCACAGACCGATTTTATCCGCTTtaagctctccacagaaatcaggtgctgacaatctggtgagggtcattggtgttgattttGGGCTAATTGACTATTCAaacataaaactgaaaaaaacaggtGCTGGATTTGTGTTtgttgctgcttttcttagacttcTTAGTGGAGAACCGCAACCCCACACCCATCCAAGCATCTGTTTGTTCCTTGACTTTTTCTTTCACAcggaatggtaaattagcacaGTCAACACCTTGCCTGCGGAGAGCTTGATCCGAACACTGCAGCTCTAGCAGCCTGCGTGCAGGGCCAGCCTAACATGTTGTCCCTTCTTTGGCTCCCACTCTGCGCGGCCGCAGCCCGAGGAGCTGACGCTGCTGCTGATCAAGCTGAGACGGCAGCAGGCGGAGCTGAGTAGCGTCCGGGAGCGCACTTTAGCACAGCTTGTGAAACTAAATCTCGATGCCACCAACCCAAAGGTCAGCCAATAGGTGGTGTGTGTCGTGTGGTACATCGCCATCATCTTTCAGTCAGTCATTCATTAATGGGATGTGTGCAAAGTCACACAGGAGATCAGTCGTGATCTGTCACTGCATTTCCTCTATAGGTTGATTGTTACTTGATTTCTGTTAACCCATTGGAAGCAGTTATGTAATGTGAATTCATGTTAACCTTAATCTCGTGAAAGAACAACAGTTAtgccctgtttttctttttctttaatataCCAATCCTTCTGCAAATTTAAGTTAACATTGTTTTGTTGAATGTATTAAAACATTAGCCTGCTTTtcagtattgtttttattcaaagaTATTAGCAGCCATGAATATAATCGGTGTATCTCTAAAATGCATGTGTAAGGGTTAATGGTAATAAAGCATGTAGACTAATGGATATTTAGATTT
The sequence above is a segment of the Acipenser ruthenus chromosome 7, fAciRut3.2 maternal haplotype, whole genome shotgun sequence genome. Coding sequences within it:
- the LOC117415336 gene encoding pleckstrin homology domain-containing family A member 5-like isoform X12, whose product is MPDMAADLNPEWLSCLPSSWSYGVTRDGRVFFINEQGKSTTWLHPVTGEAVITGHRKTPDLPTGWEEGFTFEGARCFINHNERKVTCKHPVSGQPSQDNCIFVVNEHPASKMQSHEKKDRPVSSISEASNYTMASEYGTHPGSPLARASRSLKKIHNFGKRSNSIKRNPNAPVLKRNWLYKQDSTGMKLWKKRWFVLSDMCLFYYRDEKEEGILGSILLPSFHISMLSVDDHINRKYAFKATHPNMRTYYFCTDTAKEMESWMKVMTDAALVHSEPVKRIEKLKPEHSAPQEVNNIVNHRVLTRPEALNNERNREVGSLEETTKLKDAEKYGFQKEGIERPLTKINSVKVHPVSHENENSTAAGSVQGGQYIPAQVNGAGERPGNISSADMGITPGQRQQQQQQQPQYHEPEQVLQRTSSMMQLEQWVRTHRVRGQEDETRSITSYQTLPRNMPSYRAQIVPHYPEAYRTLPRNSVTRPDSICSISASVYDRALGPVSTEDKRRSMRDDTMWQLYEWQQRQAYTKQGPVGSYGTLSSPKTMINISDHVTHSIPPSPSHGSLALYQGYSPLGSYNMGSRSEVSSPVFRGDRHHRTHHAKYAYPPDRRSMPAGLPLQPISPQVLQGKTPEELTLLLIKLRRQQAELSSVRERTLAQLVKLNLDATNPKNEILAHHLQRNLVYLDNQLCCKLMFAVCSS